Within Serratia odorifera, the genomic segment GCGGCAACAGGAACGCGAGCGTCAGTCTGCTCAAGGCAAACAACAAGACTATAAACCGGACGAGATCAAACATGATCTAGACAAAGACCAGGGTGTCAATCAGCTGGATATTCAACCAATAGCCAGCAGCAGCCCGCAGGTTGAACAGTGGTTTGACAACCTGGAAATGTCGCCATCCGGCCTGCTGGAAAACCTCTACCGTAACCAGACCGAGGCGACACCATGAAGGCCGTACTCTTGCTGCTGCTGGCGCTTGTCATCCCTGCCCGCGCGGCAATGGATATCACGCGCGAACTTGTGGCGCCGCAGCAGGTGGTTCCCGGACAACCGTTGCGCATTGCGGTAACCTTCTGGACCGACAGCTGGTTTAACCCACCGCCGCAATGGCCGACCTTCACGCTGGAAAACGGTTCGTTATTGACGACTCCGCTGCCAAACCAACTTCTTAGCCGCCGCAAGGATGGCATCAGTTGGAGCGGCATCCGCCAGGAAAGGCAAGTCATCGCCTGGGATCAGGGCTGGCTAAACCTGCCTGCGACAGAAGTTACGCTGTTCTCGGCCAATCAACCGCCGGTCACCGTGACGCTACCGGCGCTTAAAACAGCCGTCGCCTGGCCGGCCGGGGTGGAACAACCAGACCGTTTTCTGCCGGCCGAGCACCTGGTATTAAGCCAGCAGATTCACCAATTTCACGCCGCCAACGACGGTCAACTGCATGCAGGGGATGTGATCGAACGCAGCGTTACCGTCAAGGCTGGCGGCGTTGTTGCGACTCAAATCCCACCGTTGCTTTATGCCATCCCTGGCACCGACACGCAGCGTCTGACGCCGATCAATACCCTGTTGAAAACTGGCCGGGGCGACGTCGGCGACGTCCAGCGTATAGAAAAGCTGCGTTATTTACCGTCGCAAGCCGGCACCGTTACCCTACCCCGATCGCATTGCGTTGGTGGGATACCACCCGCCGGCAATGGCAAGTCGCCCAGTTGCCAGGAGCCACGATGCAGGTTGCCGCCGCACGTGCCGCCGGCAGAGAGTCGGTGTTGCGCGGCACCACGGCAAACGGTCAATGGCGGGCGATCATCATCGGGGTTTCGCTGTCGCTGATAGCCTTATTGCTCTGGTTGTCGCGTCGCCCACTTTGGCGCAGCCTGAAATATTGCCACCGCAGATGGCGACGCTTCTGGCAACCGATCCCACTAGCCGAACTGACTCCCAGCAAAAGAGGTGAACGATGAAATACTCACTAACGCTCGGTGCCCTGTTACTGAGTTATGCCTGCGCATCTCACGCCGAGCCGCTTGCAGCCTGGCAAGACACCGGTGCCAAACAGGCCATTATGCAATGGGTGCAGAATGCCACCAGCGAAGATCGCGCGACCTATATTCCCCCGGACAAACGTTACGTGGTATTTGACAACGACGGCACGCTATGGCCGGAAGCACCGCTGACGTTTCAATTGCAGTTCGCTATCGATGAAGTGAAGCGTCTGGCGCCTGAGCATCCGGAATGGCAGAAGAACCCGCTGGTCCGCGCGGTATTGCAGGACGATATAGCCACCGTCGCCGCGTCGGGTGAGGAAGGACTGATGCAGCTTTTGACCCTGACCCATAGCAACGTCACTACTGAAGCATTCGCACAACGCGTCGGCAACTGGGTTGAAAATCACCGAGATAGGCGTTTTGACTGCCGTTACGATCGCATGGGCTATCAGCCTATGCGCCAATTGCTCGATTATTTACGGGCCAACGGTTTTAAAAACCTGGATCGTCTCCGGTGGCGGCATTGACTTCATGCGCGTGCTGGCACAGCGTATGTACGGTATTCCGCCTGAGCAGGTCGTGGGGTCGTTCGCGTTGAGTGAATTTTCCCTCACCAACGACGGTACGCAACTGCGTAAAACCATGAAAGGGGCGTTTTACGATGATGCAGCCGCCAAGCCGGTGGCTATTCACCTGTTTATCGGCCAGCGCCCGGTAGCCGCCTTTGGCAATAGCGACGGCGATGTGGCAATGATGCAATACACCTCGGCCAATCCCGAGTTCAAAACCTTTGGTTTACTGGTACATCATACCGATGCCGAACGCGAATATGCCTACGATAGCCACCCACCCGCCAGCGGCAAGCTGATCGACGGATTGCGGCTGGCCCCGGCCAAGGGGTGGACCATTGTCGATATGAAGCGGGATTGGAAAACGGTATTTGATCCGGCGTTATGCCCTGCCAAAGCCAAATAACCGAGCCTAACGGAACATTTTGGGGATCTTAACGCCGGCCCCGGCTCACTTTGGTCGCCTTGGCTGGGTTGCCCGCCACGAACTCCAGCGTTGGTGAGTAGTAGAACGGCAGCCAGGCGTTATAGCCGCCCTCCCATTCCCATTTGACCGGGCAGGGCCACAGCATATCTTCATGTAAAATATAATAGACCCAGCGTCCTGGTGGACGGCGTGGCTTACGTGTTTTCATAACGCATTCAGAGATTGCCCAGCGGTTATAAGACAGGGGTTACCGCTGCATTTTACCGCGATTTAGCGTTGGCGAACACCCTGCCGACAACGCCGTGCAGGCACGACATCACGCGCACTGCGTGATTCGCGGCAGGCCGGTATCACCATGACACCGGCTAATGGTCATAAGTCACACATTACCCCAAGATAAGATAAAAGCGCTTGTCTCTGGCATCGCGATAGGCTAGTGTCGCCAATTGACGACAGAATAGCCTCAATCGTCAACAACGAAAGGACTCATGCAGCATCATCCATTCATCCCGCCATAGAGCGGGATTTTTTTTATGAGCGTTATCCCAGATTCGCTGACCCGCCTGGCGTGTTGTTTGCTCTTTTTCTGGTTCGGCCTTATTTTGATAAAGCGCCGTACGGGTTCGCAATCCCTGACGGCGCCTTTGTCATAATTGGCTCACTTGGGAATAACTCGGATAGCCCACTCTGGTGGGCTTTTTCACCTTTGGTTATCTGCCGCAACCCTACCCTCAACGTTAAAACACCGCCAACATAGCTGTATATCGCGTTACTCCTCTGATTTTTATGTAATTACCCTACTCTCACCCGGCGTTTTGTTACCGGTATCACGAAAATTAGTTTCCGTAACGCCAATGCCAAATCTCGCAATTGTGAACCCAGGTCGGTGAATTACCCTTACAGCCAGCATACCTCTAAGCATAACCGTACAACGGCAGGTAATTAACATGAGTCAACAGATCACCCGTAAAGAGAAAATCAGTTATGGGTTGGGCGATATGGCAAGCCATGTGGGGCTGGATAATGTCATCATATTCCTGACCTTCTATTACACGGACGTGGTGGGGTTACCGGCGGCGTTTGTCGGTACCCTGTTTTTACTGGCGCGCACGGCAGACGCCATTATCGATCCGGCGATGGGCTACCTGGCAGATCGTACCCGCACCCGCTGGGGTAAGTTCCGCCCGTGGATGCTGTGGCTGGCGCTGCCTTTCGGTGCCAGCTGTCTGCTCACCTACGCCGTGCCGGAATCGCTGAGCCTGCACGGTAAAATGATCTTTGCCACCGTCAGTTATACCCTGATGATGCTGATGTATACCGCCATCAACATTCCCTATTGCTCAATGGGTGCGGTGATTACCTCCAATAACGAACAGCGTATTTCCCTGCAGTCGTACCGCTTCTTTTTAGCCACGCTGGGCGGCGCCATGTCGACGTTCTTTATGATGCCGCTGGCAGAGTATCTCGGTGGCGACGACAAGCTGATGGGCTACCGCGCGGCGATGGCGATTATGGCGACGGCGGCGGTGATCATGTTCTGGATCTGTTTCGCCAACACCCGCGAACGTATCAATGCCCCGGCTACCCACAACAATTATCTGGCCGAACTGCGCGATCTGTTACGCAACGATCAGTGGCGCGTGGTGTCGGTGCTGGTGATCACCAACATCGGCTTTGGGGTAATTCGCCTTGGGGCGATGATGTATTTCGTCACCTATTATCTTGGTAATGCCGGTTATTTCATGTGGATGCTGGGCGCGCATATTCTCGGCAAGGCCGCAGGCAGCGCACTGGCCAAGCGCTTGACGCGCAACGTCGGCAAAGTGCAAATGTTCGGCTACTGTTCCGTGCTGGCCGGGGTGCTCAGCATTGTGTTGTTCTTCGCGCCGAAATCCATCCTGGTGCTGGTACCGCTCACTTTTATTATTTCCACCCTCTATCAAGCTACGACCACCCTGATGTGGGTAATGATGGCCGACGTTGCCGACTACGGAGAATGGTTACAGGGCAAGCGCATGGATGGCGTGGTGTTTTCAACCTTCCTCGCGGTGCTGAAGCTCGGCATGGCAATCAGCGGCGCGATTGTCGGCTGGACCCTGGGCTTTAGCGGCTACGTGGCCAACGCGGCCGCACAAACCTCCACCGCGATGTATTGCATTGTCGCCCTGTTCACCATCGTACCGGGTCTGCTGTCGCTGTGCGCCTTTGCAACGTTGCGCTGGTACAAGCTGGATGACGGCACGATGAAATCCATCAACCTTGCCAAACAAAGTCTTTCATAAAGGATATCGTTACTGATGAGCGAACTTCTTCAACACGCCAACGGTATTGAGTGGCGATTCGAACGTCAAATTCTGCGCGTAGAGCCCTGGGGAAAAAACAGCCTGCGCGTACGTGCCACCTGTAGCCCGGCATTCGGCGATCGGTTACACGCCCTGCTGCCGGCCGAGCCCGTTACGGCGTGCATTAGCACCGAGGCAGAAACCCTGACGCTGCGCAATGGCAACATCACCGCGGTACTTAACCTGAAGGGCCAGTTGGCCTTTTACAACCAGCACGGCGAACTGCTGCTGGAAGAAATGTGGCGACAGCGTTCCACCGTCGGCATCGGCGCCAGCGAAAAGAGCCAGGATAAATACGTCAGCGCGCTCAAGCTTGACGGGCGAGAGTTCAAACCATTGCCGGGGGGAAAATATCAACTGACCGTACGCTTTGAAGCCCAGGCTGAAGAGCGTATTTACGGCATGGGACAATACCAGCAGCCCTGGCTGGATCTGAAAGGCTGCGCGCTCGAACTGGCGCAGCGCAATTCGCAGGCCAGCGTACCCTTTATGCAATCCAGCCTCGGTTACGGCCTGCTGTGGAACAATCCGGCCATCGGTGAAGCGACATTTGCCAAAAATCACACCGAATGGCGCGCGCAGGTCACGCAGGAAATGGACTACTGGATCACCGCCGCCGATACCCTGCCGCAAATTACGCGGCAATATGCGCGGGCCACCGGTACGCCGCCACCCGCACCAGCGTTTATCAGCGGTCTGTGGCAGTGCAAACTGCGTTACCGCAACCAGCAGGAAGTGCTGGAGGTGGCGCGTGAATACCGTCGTCGCCAGTTACCACTGTCGGTGATGGTGATCGATTTCTTCCACTGGCCCAATCAGGGTACCTGGTGTTTTGATCCCGTCGACTGGCCGGATCCCAAAGCGATGGTCGACGAGTTAAAGGCGATGGGCATTGAACTGATGGTGTCGGTGTGGCCGACGGTAGAAGCCAGAAGCCCACTCTACCCACAGATGAAGGCCAAAGGCTGGCTGGTGACCAGCGATCGCGGCGTGCAGGTCAATCTCGATTTTATGGGCAACACCACCTTTTTTGACGCCACGCATCCCGAAGCTCGTGCCTTCGTTTGGCAAACGGTGAAGAAAAACTACTACGATCTGGGGATTAAACTGTTCTGGCTCGACGAGGCGGAGCCGGAATACCGCGCCTATGATTTTGATAATTATCGCTATCATACCGGTCCAGTGCTCGAAGTCGGCAACCAGTACCCGCGAGATTTTGCCCAGGGATTTTATGATGGTCTGCAAGCCAACGGCGAAACCGAGATCGTCAATCTGGTACGCTGTTCGTGGGCCGGTAGCCAACGCTTTGGCGTTCTGGCCTGGTCCGGCGATGTCCACTCCTCGTTCCATGCGTTTCGCAACCAGCTGGCGGCCGGGTTGAACATGGGCATGGCGGGCATTCCGTGGTGGACCACCGACATTGGCGGCTTTCAAGGCGGTAATATCCACGATCCGGCGTTTCACGAGCTGTTGATTCGCTGGTTCCAATGGGCGGTATTTTGTCCGGTACTGCGCATGCATGGCTATCGCGAACCACAGATCCAGCCACCGGAGAGCTACCGTAACGGCATCCCGCAGTGCAACAGCGGATCGCCAAACGAATTGTGGAGCTACGGCGCAGAGAACGGTGCCATCAT encodes:
- a CDS encoding glycoside-pentoside-hexuronide (GPH):cation symporter, coding for MSQQITRKEKISYGLGDMASHVGLDNVIIFLTFYYTDVVGLPAAFVGTLFLLARTADAIIDPAMGYLADRTRTRWGKFRPWMLWLALPFGASCLLTYAVPESLSLHGKMIFATVSYTLMMLMYTAINIPYCSMGAVITSNNEQRISLQSYRFFLATLGGAMSTFFMMPLAEYLGGDDKLMGYRAAMAIMATAAVIMFWICFANTRERINAPATHNNYLAELRDLLRNDQWRVVSVLVITNIGFGVIRLGAMMYFVTYYLGNAGYFMWMLGAHILGKAAGSALAKRLTRNVGKVQMFGYCSVLAGVLSIVLFFAPKSILVLVPLTFIISTLYQATTTLMWVMMADVADYGEWLQGKRMDGVVFSTFLAVLKLGMAISGAIVGWTLGFSGYVANAAAQTSTAMYCIVALFTIVPGLLSLCAFATLRWYKLDDGTMKSINLAKQSLS
- a CDS encoding oxygen tolerance domain protein, translated to MKAVLLLLLALVIPARAAMDITRELVAPQQVVPGQPLRIAVTFWTDSWFNPPPQWPTFTLENGSLLTTPLPNQLLSRRKDGISWSGIRQERQVIAWDQGWLNLPATEVTLFSANQPPVTVTLPALKTAVAWPAGVEQPDRFLPAEHLVLSQQIHQFHAANDGQLHAGDVIERSVTVKAGGVVATQIPPLLYAIPGTDTQRLTPINTLLKTGRGDVGDVQRIEKLRYLPSQAGTVTLPRSHCVGGIPPAGNGKSPSCQEPRCRLPPHVPPAESRCCAAPRQTVNGGRSSSGFRCR
- a CDS encoding TIM-barrel domain-containing protein, translated to MSELLQHANGIEWRFERQILRVEPWGKNSLRVRATCSPAFGDRLHALLPAEPVTACISTEAETLTLRNGNITAVLNLKGQLAFYNQHGELLLEEMWRQRSTVGIGASEKSQDKYVSALKLDGREFKPLPGGKYQLTVRFEAQAEERIYGMGQYQQPWLDLKGCALELAQRNSQASVPFMQSSLGYGLLWNNPAIGEATFAKNHTEWRAQVTQEMDYWITAADTLPQITRQYARATGTPPPAPAFISGLWQCKLRYRNQQEVLEVAREYRRRQLPLSVMVIDFFHWPNQGTWCFDPVDWPDPKAMVDELKAMGIELMVSVWPTVEARSPLYPQMKAKGWLVTSDRGVQVNLDFMGNTTFFDATHPEARAFVWQTVKKNYYDLGIKLFWLDEAEPEYRAYDFDNYRYHTGPVLEVGNQYPRDFAQGFYDGLQANGETEIVNLVRCSWAGSQRFGVLAWSGDVHSSFHAFRNQLAAGLNMGMAGIPWWTTDIGGFQGGNIHDPAFHELLIRWFQWAVFCPVLRMHGYREPQIQPPESYRNGIPQCNSGSPNELWSYGAENGAIMQHWLAIREKLRPYIDALFDHAHRHGEPLMRPLFWHYPDEPQSWQVEDQYLFGEELLVAPVMHAGARQREVWLPGNHHWIALDGERYRGQQRVTVRAELDSIPLFIREGSELVARLTAG